In Kaistella faecalis, a genomic segment contains:
- a CDS encoding protein-L-isoaspartate(D-aspartate) O-methyltransferase, which produces MQDSFLHKGKRKILVEYLRDKIGITDGNVLKAMNDVPRHLFLESIFEDYAYEDRAFPILAKQTISHPSTVAEQTELLELNDKEKVLEIGTGSGYQTAVLVAMNAWVYTVERQKDLHDFAHKKLRELHLRPKFQSFGDGFAGLPTFAPFDKILVTCGAETLPTELLHQLKVGGKMVIPLGKTDEQILTRFTKKSEKEFEKEEFGAYKFVPMLNSTNQ; this is translated from the coding sequence ATGCAGGATTCATTTTTACATAAAGGAAAGCGAAAAATTTTAGTAGAATACCTTCGGGATAAAATTGGGATCACCGACGGAAATGTGTTGAAAGCAATGAATGATGTTCCGCGACATCTTTTTCTTGAAAGTATTTTTGAAGATTATGCCTATGAAGACCGCGCTTTCCCGATACTTGCAAAACAGACGATTTCTCATCCCTCGACTGTCGCAGAACAGACAGAACTTCTTGAACTTAACGATAAGGAAAAAGTCCTCGAGATCGGTACAGGAAGCGGTTACCAGACTGCTGTTCTGGTCGCTATGAACGCCTGGGTCTACACGGTAGAACGCCAAAAAGACCTGCATGATTTTGCCCATAAAAAATTACGCGAACTCCATCTTCGTCCGAAATTCCAGAGTTTTGGAGATGGTTTTGCCGGTTTGCCGACTTTTGCTCCGTTCGATAAAATTTTGGTCACCTGCGGTGCAGAAACGTTGCCTACGGAACTTCTTCATCAGCTGAAAGTAGGAGGGAAGATGGTGATTCCTCTTGGGAAAACCGACGAGCAGATTCTGACGAGATTTACAAAAAAATCGGAGAAGGAATTCGAAAAAGAAGAGTTCGGAGCCTATAAATTTGTGCCTATGCTCAACAGTACCAACCAGTAA
- the pheT gene encoding phenylalanine--tRNA ligase subunit beta, whose translation MKISNNWLRDFIKTDLKTEKIGEYLTDIGLEVEGIDKYEAVKGSLTEIVVGKVLTCEQHPNADKLKKTTVDVGNGMTLNIVCGAPNVAAGQTVPVAVVGTLIYGKDGNSFEIKEAKIRGEVSQGMICAEDELGLSDDHGGIMILDETKYEVGKNFAEYFDLANDEVFEIGLTPNRTDAMSHYGVARDLNAFLTSNQMKAEFEKVSSKPLDSEGTTDYQLEVEDSALCPRYIGAVIENVKVAESPEWLKHRLKAIGLSPINNIVDITNYVLHGFGQPLHAFDAGKIAGKKVKVGVNEAGTKFTTLDGIERTLNGSEIMIKDGDNNPMCIAGVFGGQNSGVSEETSTIFLESAYFNTVAIRKGAKFHGLNTDASFRFERGVDPNSTQTAISYAIKMIEEIAGGKLSGELLEHYPEKIESNYVILRFSKVDQILGTKMHREKIKEILKSLEIEVLNEIQNGLEISVPAYRADVTREIDVIEEILRIYGYNKIDSPQKISFTPVKLSFDDQDALENSWARTLQSNGFNEVMNNSLTSVKDETDAVKLLNPLSGDLAFMRKSLLEGLLENADYNIKRKNQDIKFFELGKIYHKKSKYEERKQLAILVSGRNTAENWLQPKSATDFYYLKSYVKILLDKLNLNIEEKPLEDSRFSDALELVSKSRTVARLGKVSPELLKDADISQDCFYAEIELEVCQELRSKGNLKFVDIPKFNKIRRDLALLIDKNVSYADLYKAAKKNPSKYLKNINLFDVYEGKNLPENKKSYAMSFELLNEEKTLEEKDITEVMNSLIKTFQKEFSAELRS comes from the coding sequence ATGAAAATTTCGAATAACTGGCTCAGAGATTTTATAAAAACAGACCTGAAAACCGAGAAAATCGGAGAATATCTTACCGATATCGGTCTGGAAGTAGAAGGAATTGATAAATATGAAGCTGTAAAGGGAAGCCTGACAGAAATCGTAGTTGGTAAGGTCCTCACTTGCGAACAGCACCCAAATGCAGATAAACTGAAGAAAACTACAGTAGATGTAGGAAACGGAATGACCCTAAACATCGTTTGTGGTGCACCTAATGTGGCAGCTGGACAAACGGTTCCGGTAGCTGTTGTAGGAACTCTCATTTACGGAAAAGACGGAAATTCTTTTGAAATTAAAGAAGCAAAAATCCGGGGAGAAGTTTCGCAGGGAATGATTTGCGCTGAAGACGAACTTGGTTTAAGCGATGATCACGGCGGAATTATGATTTTGGATGAAACCAAATATGAAGTTGGAAAAAACTTTGCAGAATATTTCGATCTTGCGAATGACGAAGTTTTTGAAATTGGTTTAACGCCAAACAGAACGGATGCAATGTCGCATTATGGCGTTGCCAGAGATCTGAATGCATTTCTGACTTCAAATCAGATGAAAGCTGAATTTGAAAAAGTTTCATCAAAACCTCTTGATAGTGAAGGAACTACAGATTATCAGCTGGAAGTTGAAGATTCAGCTTTATGTCCGAGATATATTGGGGCGGTTATTGAAAACGTAAAAGTTGCTGAGTCCCCTGAATGGTTGAAACACCGACTGAAGGCCATTGGATTAAGTCCGATAAACAATATCGTTGATATTACAAATTATGTTCTGCATGGTTTCGGTCAGCCGCTTCATGCATTTGATGCCGGTAAAATTGCCGGTAAAAAGGTGAAGGTTGGTGTGAACGAAGCCGGGACAAAGTTTACTACTTTAGACGGTATCGAAAGAACTTTGAACGGTTCGGAAATCATGATTAAGGACGGCGACAACAATCCGATGTGTATAGCCGGGGTTTTCGGAGGGCAGAATTCAGGGGTTTCTGAAGAGACGTCGACCATCTTTTTAGAAAGTGCGTATTTTAATACGGTTGCGATTAGAAAGGGCGCAAAATTTCATGGTTTGAATACCGATGCATCTTTCCGTTTCGAGCGCGGTGTAGATCCCAACAGCACCCAAACAGCAATTTCGTACGCCATTAAGATGATTGAAGAAATTGCAGGTGGAAAATTAAGTGGTGAACTTTTAGAGCATTATCCTGAAAAAATTGAAAGCAATTATGTTATTCTACGATTTTCGAAAGTTGATCAAATTCTCGGGACCAAAATGCACAGAGAAAAAATTAAAGAAATTTTGAAATCTCTTGAAATTGAAGTTCTGAATGAAATTCAAAACGGTCTGGAAATCTCCGTTCCCGCTTACAGGGCGGATGTTACAAGAGAAATTGATGTTATTGAAGAGATTTTGAGGATTTACGGTTACAACAAAATCGATTCTCCGCAAAAAATTTCGTTTACCCCTGTGAAACTTAGTTTTGATGATCAGGATGCGCTCGAAAATTCCTGGGCCAGAACATTGCAGAGCAACGGTTTTAATGAAGTAATGAACAATTCGCTTACATCGGTAAAAGATGAAACCGATGCAGTAAAACTTCTGAATCCGCTGAGCGGCGATTTAGCATTTATGAGAAAGTCACTGTTAGAAGGACTTTTGGAAAATGCTGATTATAATATTAAAAGAAAGAATCAGGATATCAAGTTTTTTGAACTTGGGAAAATTTATCATAAAAAATCGAAATACGAAGAAAGAAAACAGCTGGCAATATTGGTTTCGGGAAGAAATACTGCTGAAAACTGGCTGCAGCCAAAATCTGCAACCGATTTCTATTATCTGAAATCTTATGTCAAAATACTTTTGGACAAACTGAATCTGAATATTGAGGAAAAACCTTTGGAAGACTCCCGCTTTTCTGATGCGCTGGAATTGGTTTCGAAAAGTAGAACTGTTGCCAGATTAGGAAAAGTTTCGCCTGAATTGCTGAAGGATGCGGACATCAGTCAGGATTGTTTTTATGCGGAAATTGAGTTGGAAGTTTGTCAGGAACTTCGTTCAAAAGGCAATTTGAAATTTGTCGACATTCCTAAATTCAACAAAATCAGAAGAGATTTGGCTTTGCTCATCGATAAAAATGTATCGTATGCAGATTTGTACAAAGCAGCGAAGAAAAATCCTTCGAAATATTTAAAGAACATCAATCTTTTTGATGTTTACGAAGGGAAGAATCTTCCTGAGAATAAAAAATCTTACGCGATGAGTTTCGAGCTTTTAAATGAGGAAAAAACTTTAGAAGAGAAAGATATTACAGAGGTGATGAATTCGCTCATCAAGACTTTCCAGAAAGAATTTTCAGCAGAATTAAGATCTTAA
- a CDS encoding Gfo/Idh/MocA family protein: MLKAGLVGAGHLGKIHLRLLNQSEKYELVGFHDADAENGKKIEAEFGYKYFARFEELLQEIDMLDIVTPTLYHYDYAMKAIENHKHFFIEKPVTQTLKQAEEILYKCREYGIKAQVGHVERYNPAFIGSRDYIQDPMFIEIHRLAEFNPRGTDVSVVLDLMIHDLDILLSIVKSKVKNIHASGVAVVSKSPDICNARIEFENGCVANLTTSRISMKAMRKSRFFQKDAYISVDFLEKKAEVIRMKEAPENPTDFDMIIENAEGERNQIIFEYPNIQPNNAILDELESFADAITENKNVEVSLEDGTEALKVALEIVKMIS, encoded by the coding sequence ATGCTTAAAGCAGGTTTAGTTGGTGCCGGACATCTGGGCAAAATTCATTTAAGGTTATTGAATCAGTCGGAAAAATATGAACTCGTAGGTTTTCATGACGCTGACGCTGAAAACGGAAAAAAAATCGAAGCAGAGTTCGGTTATAAATATTTCGCGCGTTTTGAGGAACTGCTCCAGGAAATCGATATGCTCGATATCGTAACTCCTACGCTATATCATTATGATTATGCAATGAAAGCGATTGAAAACCACAAACATTTTTTCATCGAAAAACCCGTTACGCAAACCCTGAAACAGGCCGAAGAAATTTTATACAAATGCCGGGAATACGGAATTAAAGCTCAGGTTGGCCATGTTGAAAGATACAATCCTGCGTTTATAGGTTCCCGCGATTATATTCAGGATCCCATGTTTATTGAAATTCACCGTTTGGCAGAATTTAATCCCCGCGGAACTGATGTTTCTGTTGTGCTGGATTTGATGATTCATGATTTGGATATTCTTCTTTCTATTGTAAAATCTAAGGTTAAAAATATCCATGCTTCCGGTGTTGCCGTAGTTTCCAAATCTCCGGATATCTGCAACGCAAGAATTGAATTTGAGAACGGTTGTGTCGCGAATCTCACCACTTCCAGAATTTCAATGAAAGCAATGCGAAAGTCAAGATTTTTCCAGAAAGACGCATACATTTCTGTAGATTTTCTGGAGAAAAAAGCAGAAGTAATCCGCATGAAAGAAGCGCCGGAAAATCCTACAGATTTCGATATGATTATTGAAAATGCGGAAGGCGAAAGAAACCAGATTATTTTCGAATATCCTAATATTCAGCCTAATAATGCGATTTTAGATGAACTCGAAAGTTTTGCCGATGCGATAACCGAAAACAAAAATGTAGAAGTCTCTCTTGAAGACGGAACCGAAGCGCTGAAAGTAGCGCTGGAAATTGTAAAAATGATTTCGTAA
- a CDS encoding TonB-dependent receptor, translating into MKKIVLSILMAGNILQLSAQSKERKIEAVTIQGKFLNLPVKKVNENLTVISRAQIENAPAKSVEEVLAQYTGFDIRRRGSNGVQADISLRGSSFEQVLILVNGIRMSDSQTGHNSMSLPFDLASVERIEVIKGPSARSFGQNAYAGVINIITKPSEEESVVISGSGGDFGSYSLGLGANFGSKEASNFIQLNTSASEGYRYNTDYKISNIYYQNETALQNGKLKFQAGIQEKKFGANGFYASPSATDQYEETQASIVSVGLNQNFSSFKLNSSIYWRRGQDMYEYIRNKPEIYRNMHIGNNIGFETNGTYHSGLGTTGLGVELRKEFLASNNLGRRERFITQFFMEHHFSFLQNKLNISPGISWANYAAEGNFFYPGVDVGFDLTENHKFYGNIAKVNRIPTFTDLYYVSKTETGNPNLKPEHALAAELGYRYQKNNFVGKISAFRRDSDNSIDWVKQNASDIWTAENIGKILTKGVEIEVSQHFDSIVKSYSVGYTFLESKSSQPENLMSRYVMENLKHQFVAKMENRFFRNFTNQIIYRYNERVTTGSYQTLDEKLSYDFRNLNLYILINNITNTDYTETFGIPMPKRWFHIGFTYKLGI; encoded by the coding sequence TTGAAAAAAATAGTTTTAAGTATTTTGATGGCTGGTAATATTCTGCAGCTTTCTGCCCAGTCTAAGGAACGTAAAATTGAGGCAGTAACTATTCAGGGTAAATTCCTGAATCTTCCTGTAAAAAAGGTCAATGAAAACTTAACAGTGATCAGCCGCGCACAGATCGAGAATGCACCGGCAAAAAGTGTTGAGGAAGTTCTGGCGCAGTATACAGGCTTCGATATCCGACGTAGAGGCAGCAATGGCGTTCAGGCAGATATTTCTCTGCGTGGAAGCAGTTTTGAGCAGGTATTGATTCTGGTTAACGGTATCCGCATGAGTGATTCGCAAACCGGACATAATTCGATGAGTCTGCCTTTCGATCTGGCTTCAGTTGAAAGAATTGAGGTTATTAAAGGTCCATCAGCAAGAAGTTTTGGGCAAAATGCTTACGCCGGTGTTATCAACATTATTACTAAACCATCCGAAGAGGAAAGCGTAGTGATATCCGGAAGCGGTGGTGATTTTGGAAGTTATTCTTTAGGTTTAGGGGCAAACTTTGGGAGTAAGGAAGCTTCTAATTTTATTCAATTGAATACTTCCGCATCAGAAGGTTACCGTTACAATACCGATTATAAAATCAGTAATATTTATTATCAGAACGAAACGGCGCTTCAAAACGGAAAACTGAAATTTCAGGCCGGTATTCAGGAAAAGAAATTCGGGGCCAATGGTTTTTATGCTTCGCCAAGTGCAACCGACCAGTATGAAGAAACTCAGGCATCGATTGTTAGTGTAGGGCTTAATCAAAACTTCAGCAGTTTTAAATTAAATTCAAGTATTTACTGGAGAAGAGGGCAGGATATGTACGAATATATCCGAAATAAGCCTGAGATTTACAGAAATATGCACATTGGAAATAATATTGGGTTCGAGACGAACGGAACTTATCATTCCGGTCTTGGAACTACAGGTTTGGGTGTAGAGTTGAGAAAAGAATTTCTTGCGAGTAACAATTTAGGACGTCGCGAGCGTTTCATTACCCAATTTTTCATGGAGCACCATTTTTCTTTCCTCCAGAATAAACTTAATATTTCGCCTGGAATTTCATGGGCTAATTATGCCGCGGAAGGAAACTTTTTTTACCCGGGCGTAGATGTGGGATTTGATCTTACAGAGAATCATAAATTCTATGGAAATATTGCTAAAGTAAACAGGATTCCAACATTTACCGATCTTTATTATGTGAGCAAAACTGAAACAGGAAATCCCAATCTGAAACCAGAACATGCACTTGCTGCGGAATTGGGTTACCGTTATCAGAAGAATAATTTTGTAGGAAAGATAAGCGCTTTTAGGAGGGATTCGGATAATTCGATAGACTGGGTGAAGCAAAATGCAAGTGATATTTGGACAGCAGAAAATATCGGGAAAATTCTCACCAAAGGTGTTGAGATTGAAGTGAGCCAGCATTTTGATTCTATTGTGAAATCATATTCTGTAGGTTATACTTTTTTGGAAAGTAAAAGCAGCCAGCCCGAAAATCTGATGTCAAGATATGTGATGGAAAATCTTAAACATCAATTTGTAGCGAAAATGGAAAACAGGTTCTTCAGGAACTTTACCAATCAGATTATCTACCGCTATAATGAGCGGGTTACCACAGGAAGTTACCAAACACTGGATGAAAAACTCAGTTATGATTTCAGGAATTTGAATTTATACATTCTCATCAACAATATTACCAATACGGATTATACCGAAACGTTCGGAATTCCGATGCCGAAACGTTGGTTTCATATCGGTTTTACTTACAAATTAGGTATTTAA
- a CDS encoding META domain-containing protein — protein sequence MKNAFLAVFAAAAMVSCSTMSTSKVGTSQVNIANTKWTLADEVKGKTPTLNVEAGRITGNGGCNSYFGDLTLDPTAGNFAVKNVGATKMACPNMEVESNYFSMLNEATKYVVNGNTLELYKGNLLLLKFIKQ from the coding sequence ATGAAGAATGCTTTTTTAGCCGTTTTTGCGGCCGCTGCAATGGTTTCCTGTTCTACAATGTCGACCTCTAAAGTAGGAACATCACAGGTAAATATTGCGAATACGAAATGGACATTGGCTGATGAGGTGAAAGGTAAAACACCGACGCTTAATGTAGAGGCCGGTAGAATTACCGGAAATGGGGGTTGCAACAGTTATTTCGGTGATCTGACCCTGGATCCTACTGCCGGAAATTTTGCGGTGAAAAATGTGGGAGCTACCAAAATGGCCTGCCCAAATATGGAGGTTGAAAGTAACTATTTCAGTATGCTGAACGAAGCAACCAAATACGTGGTAAACGGCAATACGCTGGAACTTTATAAAGGAAATCTTCTTTTGCTGAAATTTATCAAACAGTAA
- a CDS encoding 3-hydroxybutyryl-CoA dehydrogenase yields the protein MKNIVVIGAGTMGNGIAHTFAQTGFNVNLVDVSTEALEKGLKTITTNLDRIVAKGNLTEEQKNETLNNISTFTQLEDAAKNADLIVEAATENIDLKLKIFRQMDERAPENCILATNTSSISITKIASVTNRPEKVIGMHFMNPVPIMKLVEIIKGYSTSKETFDAVYEMSKNLGKVPVKVNDYPGFVANRILMPMINESIETLYNGVAGVEEIDTVMKLGMAHPMGPLQLADFIGLDVCLAILNVMYDGFKNPKYAPNPLLVNMVTAGKLGVKSGEGFYDYSESKKAEKVSKMFSK from the coding sequence ATGAAGAATATCGTAGTTATCGGCGCCGGCACAATGGGCAACGGAATCGCACACACTTTTGCACAAACAGGATTCAATGTAAACCTGGTTGATGTTTCAACTGAAGCACTTGAAAAAGGATTGAAAACCATCACTACAAACCTCGATAGAATTGTAGCGAAAGGTAATCTGACCGAAGAACAAAAAAACGAAACTTTAAATAATATTTCCACTTTCACACAACTTGAAGATGCTGCAAAAAATGCTGATCTGATCGTGGAGGCTGCCACTGAAAACATCGATCTGAAACTGAAAATCTTCCGCCAGATGGATGAACGGGCACCGGAAAACTGTATTCTTGCGACCAACACTTCTTCAATTTCCATCACAAAAATCGCGTCGGTAACCAACAGACCTGAAAAAGTAATCGGGATGCATTTTATGAATCCGGTTCCTATTATGAAACTCGTGGAAATAATCAAAGGCTACTCTACTTCGAAAGAAACTTTCGATGCAGTTTATGAAATGAGCAAAAATTTGGGCAAAGTTCCTGTTAAAGTCAACGATTATCCGGGATTTGTGGCGAACAGAATCCTGATGCCGATGATTAACGAATCGATTGAAACTTTGTACAATGGCGTTGCAGGTGTTGAAGAAATTGATACCGTAATGAAACTGGGAATGGCGCATCCGATGGGACCCCTTCAACTTGCAGATTTTATTGGCCTTGATGTTTGCCTGGCGATTTTGAATGTGATGTATGACGGTTTTAAAAATCCAAAATACGCTCCGAATCCACTTTTGGTGAATATGGTAACTGCAGGAAAACTAGGCGTAAAATCCGGTGAAGGATTCTATGATTATTCGGAAAGCAAAAAAGCAGAAAAAGTATCGAAAATGTTTTCGAAATAA
- the dnaN gene encoding DNA polymerase III subunit beta — MKFIVASGELQKALNTVSGVISSSQSRPILENYLFEIQENNLKITASDGETTLVTSLEVKSDDTGKFAVPAKIFQEFVKTYGEQPLTLSVKDSEDGNGSLLEILDEKDNFAVALDNAEDYPELPEFDASQSVKISAGVLSEALTNTLFATSNDSLRPVMTGVLFQFKEDETNFVSTDSHRLVVYKRTDLINAEPIEFIMPKKPLAIFKNILANSTDDVTIEFNENMAKFTFGNNTWICRLIDGKYPNYTAVIPKENPNVLTINRNLLLSSIRRASIMSNKSTNQVRFKLSGNILHLHAEDTEYANKADMQIPCDYNGEDINIGFSSKFLTEMLSVLGSDDITMKMSQPNRPGIIEPVDGLEADENILMLSMPVIGM, encoded by the coding sequence ATGAAATTTATTGTTGCAAGTGGGGAATTACAGAAAGCATTGAACACCGTAAGTGGGGTGATTTCAAGTTCCCAATCAAGACCGATTCTTGAAAATTACCTGTTTGAAATCCAAGAAAACAATCTTAAAATAACCGCTTCAGATGGCGAAACCACTTTGGTAACTTCATTGGAAGTAAAATCTGACGATACCGGAAAATTTGCAGTTCCTGCCAAAATCTTTCAGGAATTTGTGAAAACTTATGGCGAACAGCCTTTAACCTTATCTGTGAAAGATTCAGAAGACGGAAACGGTTCTTTGCTCGAAATTTTAGATGAAAAAGACAACTTCGCTGTTGCCCTTGATAATGCCGAAGATTACCCGGAATTACCGGAATTCGACGCTTCGCAAAGCGTGAAAATTTCTGCAGGAGTTTTGTCTGAAGCCCTAACCAACACCCTTTTTGCAACAAGTAACGATTCTTTAAGACCTGTAATGACGGGCGTTCTGTTTCAGTTTAAAGAAGACGAAACCAACTTCGTTTCCACAGATTCTCACCGTTTGGTGGTTTATAAAAGAACAGATTTAATCAACGCTGAGCCAATAGAATTCATCATGCCGAAAAAACCTTTGGCAATTTTCAAGAATATCCTCGCGAATTCTACCGATGATGTTACCATTGAATTCAATGAAAACATGGCGAAATTTACTTTCGGAAACAATACCTGGATCTGTAGACTGATCGACGGTAAATACCCGAATTATACAGCTGTAATTCCAAAAGAAAATCCAAACGTCCTCACGATTAACAGAAATCTTCTCCTAAGTTCTATCAGAAGAGCTTCCATCATGTCGAATAAGTCGACTAATCAGGTAAGATTCAAGCTTTCCGGCAATATTCTTCATCTTCATGCAGAAGATACCGAGTATGCAAACAAAGCAGATATGCAGATTCCGTGTGATTATAACGGCGAAGATATCAACATCGGGTTCAGTTCTAAATTCCTTACCGAAATGCTTTCGGTTTTAGGTTCTGATGATATTACGATGAAAATGTCGCAACCCAACAGGCCGGGAATCATCGAACCTGTTGATGGTCTGGAAGCTGACGAAAATATTCTGATGCTTTCGATGCCGGTAATCGGAATGTAA
- a CDS encoding M23 family metallopeptidase — translation MKKISSLFLLFFSLLIFSQKKWDLRFYNELVGTEYLIYADNSEVMPMSAKFNFKLTNLKTSLSNDEIIVIPGNTKRFFVAKITPVNPREGNQFSYTNTYNFGNVVQKDFEEDYIYSLPFTKGKTHLIFQGYNGKFSHQKDAALDFDLKIGDPVYAAREGTVVLTEDSNLQGCPKISCAKFNNKVLIMHNDGTFADYAHLKYKGVAVKKGDEIKKGQLIGYSGNTGFSSGPHLHFSVFINRIDGSRTFIKTKFKTSQGDGILLEEGKSYTKND, via the coding sequence ATGAAGAAGATTTCCTCCTTATTCCTGCTTTTCTTTTCTCTTTTGATTTTCTCACAGAAAAAATGGGACCTCAGGTTTTATAACGAACTCGTCGGCACCGAATACCTAATTTATGCTGATAACAGCGAAGTTATGCCCATGTCGGCAAAGTTTAATTTTAAATTGACTAACCTGAAAACTTCGCTTTCTAATGACGAAATTATCGTAATTCCGGGAAATACAAAACGTTTTTTTGTCGCGAAAATAACTCCTGTAAATCCCCGCGAAGGCAACCAGTTTTCCTACACCAATACTTATAATTTCGGGAATGTGGTTCAGAAAGATTTTGAGGAAGATTATATTTATTCACTCCCATTCACAAAAGGAAAAACACATCTTATATTCCAGGGTTACAACGGAAAATTCTCGCATCAGAAAGATGCAGCGCTGGATTTCGACCTGAAAATCGGAGATCCCGTTTATGCCGCCCGGGAAGGAACTGTGGTTCTTACGGAAGATTCCAATCTTCAGGGATGCCCGAAAATTTCCTGCGCAAAATTCAACAATAAAGTCCTGATCATGCATAATGACGGAACGTTTGCCGATTATGCACATCTGAAATACAAGGGCGTTGCTGTAAAAAAAGGTGACGAAATTAAGAAAGGTCAGCTTATCGGTTACAGCGGAAACACAGGCTTTTCCAGCGGACCGCATCTGCATTTTTCAGTCTTCATCAACAGAATCGATGGATCTCGAACTTTTATCAAAACAAAATTTAAAACTTCACAGGGCGATGGAATCCTGCTGGAGGAAGGAAAATCTTACACTAAAAACGACTAA
- a CDS encoding DUF2490 domain-containing protein: MKNRLYFILILLLSLTVKAQQEHISSFNAVTVTYKFHPKFFLYAEGQLRGIEDYAYPDYYEIKGGIGYNLTKNHKPFIGIGRYGTYKNHIMDKEEFRVWLQDVIDLKAGKVKFENRFRAEKSWFYEPVKDVHSDRIRLRYRLNISVPLNAESVKPGTIFANAYDEVFFVTTEKPLFARNRVFGGFGYQIDENFGIATGYLWQREFAQSGNKNIHFLYLALNITIDDSDDKNYHFPGAD; this comes from the coding sequence ATGAAAAACAGGCTTTATTTCATCCTCATTTTACTTTTATCTCTAACGGTTAAAGCGCAGCAGGAACATATTTCAAGTTTTAATGCGGTAACGGTTACCTATAAATTTCACCCGAAATTTTTCCTTTATGCAGAAGGTCAGCTTCGCGGTATTGAAGACTACGCATACCCCGATTATTATGAAATTAAGGGCGGAATAGGCTATAATCTAACTAAGAATCATAAACCTTTTATCGGAATCGGACGCTACGGAACCTACAAAAATCACATCATGGATAAAGAAGAATTTCGGGTGTGGTTACAGGATGTGATCGATTTGAAAGCCGGGAAAGTGAAATTTGAAAACCGTTTCAGAGCTGAAAAAAGTTGGTTTTATGAACCGGTAAAAGATGTGCATTCCGACAGAATCAGGCTCAGGTATAGACTCAATATTTCGGTTCCGCTAAACGCCGAATCAGTGAAGCCCGGAACCATATTTGCCAATGCTTATGACGAAGTTTTCTTTGTGACAACGGAAAAACCACTATTTGCCCGAAACCGGGTTTTCGGAGGTTTCGGTTACCAGATCGACGAAAATTTTGGCATTGCAACGGGTTATCTCTGGCAGCGGGAATTTGCGCAGTCAGGAAACAAAAACATCCATTTTCTCTACCTCGCGCTGAACATTACAATCGATGATTCCGACGATAAAAACTACCATTTTCCGGGAGCTGATTAA
- the bla gene encoding class A beta-lactamase, subclass A2, which translates to MKKITLLFLLIATYSFSQNLKKEILQITKGKNATVAVSVLDFGNDKSVHINGNKKLPMLSVFKFHIGLAVLNEVDHGKLSLDQKIFIKKSDLLENTWSPIRERFPEGNIEMSLGELIKYTVAESDNNGCDILLRLIGGTETVQKFIDSKGIRNFTIKVDEEQMHKGFEFMYLNATTTNSANQLLKDFFNKKMISKTSTDFLMTTMLETSTGKNKIVAQLPESIPVAHKTGSSGKNEKGLTAAENDIGIVTLPDGTHYAISIFVSDSMESAETNTNMIADISKIVFDYFSKK; encoded by the coding sequence ATGAAAAAGATCACCTTACTCTTTCTCTTAATTGCTACGTATAGCTTCTCGCAAAATTTAAAGAAAGAAATCCTTCAAATCACCAAAGGTAAAAACGCCACTGTAGCTGTTTCCGTACTCGATTTCGGGAATGACAAATCGGTGCACATCAACGGAAATAAAAAACTTCCGATGCTCAGTGTTTTCAAATTCCACATCGGTTTAGCGGTTTTAAATGAAGTTGACCACGGAAAACTAAGTCTTGACCAGAAGATTTTCATTAAAAAATCTGATCTATTAGAAAATACATGGAGTCCGATCCGGGAGAGATTTCCGGAAGGAAATATCGAAATGTCTTTAGGCGAACTCATAAAATATACGGTGGCAGAAAGCGATAACAATGGATGTGATATTCTGTTGCGATTAATTGGCGGAACCGAAACTGTTCAGAAATTCATCGACAGCAAAGGCATAAGAAATTTCACCATCAAAGTAGATGAGGAACAGATGCACAAAGGTTTCGAGTTTATGTACCTGAATGCTACTACCACAAATTCCGCAAATCAATTGCTGAAAGATTTTTTCAATAAAAAGATGATTTCGAAAACTTCCACGGATTTTCTCATGACTACGATGCTTGAAACTTCTACAGGAAAAAATAAAATCGTTGCCCAACTCCCGGAATCAATTCCTGTCGCCCACAAAACAGGCTCTTCCGGAAAAAATGAAAAAGGTTTAACTGCTGCTGAAAACGACATTGGAATTGTAACGCTTCCGGATGGAACACATTACGCCATCAGCATCTTCGTCTCCGACTCTATGGAAAGTGCCGAGACAAACACTAATATGATTGCTGATATTTCTAAAATAGTTTTTGATTATTTTAGCAAAAAATAG